A genomic window from Gossypium hirsutum isolate 1008001.06 chromosome D12, Gossypium_hirsutum_v2.1, whole genome shotgun sequence includes:
- the LOC107944197 gene encoding serine/threonine protein phosphatase 2A 55 kDa regulatory subunit B alpha isoform has protein sequence MDYPINRHLEFRYKTEFQSHEPEFDYLKSLEIEKKINKIRWCQSSNGVLFLLSTNDRTIKLWKVQEKKVKKVCNMNVDSTKAMGNGPIVGSSISTSSKQYIANGGCTSNDFSFPTGGFPSLYLPVVVVVNPECLFVKILWNQLLFLSFFHGLGSV, from the exons ATGGATTATCCAATCAATAGGCATCTTGAGTTTCGCTATAAAACAGAGTTTCAGAGCCACGAACCTGAG TTTGACTATCTGAAGAGCTTGGAAATTGAGaagaaaattaacaaaattaggtGGTGCCAGTCATCTAATggtgttctttttcttttgtcgACAAATGACAGAACAATCAAGTTATGGAAG GTACAAGAGAAGAAAGTCAAAAAAGTATGTAACATGAACGTGGACTCAACCAAAGCCATGGGAAATGGTCCTATTGTTGGTTCAAGTATATCAACAAGCTCCAAACAATACATTGCAAATGGAGGATGCACAAGCAATGACTTCTCATTCCCAACTGGGGGTTTCCCATCTTTGTATTTGCCTGTGGTAGTTGTTGTGAATCCAGAATGCTTATTTGTTAAGATACTTTGGAATCAATTactttttttgtcatttttccaTGGTTTAGGCAGTGTTTGA